The following proteins come from a genomic window of Halobellus litoreus:
- a CDS encoding helix-turn-helix domain-containing protein gives MAERDDSHVYVLSFTAPDLPEILEETAGDLVGTCDPDVDERGATMSLVGPHEAISGQLNEYEAAGVSPTLQRIGGYDGPDYPLDDLTARQREVIQTAWEMGYYEVPKAVSAKEIATELELDSSTVNEHLQRAERNLLKKLL, from the coding sequence GTGGCCGAACGGGATGACTCACACGTCTACGTCCTCTCCTTTACCGCACCGGACCTGCCGGAAATTCTCGAAGAGACGGCCGGAGATCTCGTGGGGACCTGTGATCCCGACGTAGACGAACGCGGTGCGACGATGTCACTTGTCGGTCCGCACGAGGCGATTTCTGGGCAACTCAACGAATACGAGGCTGCTGGGGTCTCGCCGACCCTCCAGCGCATCGGGGGCTACGATGGTCCCGACTACCCGCTTGACGACCTGACCGCGCGCCAGCGCGAGGTTATCCAGACGGCCTGGGAGATGGGCTACTACGAAGTCCCCAAGGCGGTCTCTGCCAAGGAGATTGCGACCGAGCTGGAACTCGATTCTTCAACGGTCAACGAACACCTCCAGCGGGCCGAGCGGAATCTGCTGAAAAAGTTGCTTTGA
- a CDS encoding helix-turn-helix domain-containing protein: MSDIKAVVRVEHPDIVLTKTVTYDNSSKVKPVSEAGTDPKSGRFLYYVESSDFYRFEEGLRDDRTISEFERVIETTDQRAIYRFEYTAEAKTFSPVISMANGVALDMENESNAWIITVWMPERKKLVDLWDYAQANDVDIDLLRVNEYASIGTSSAGLTESQREALLVAFEMGYFEDPRDVTLGGVADTLGISQPAASGLLRRGISRLILSSIVDDK, from the coding sequence ATGAGCGATATCAAAGCAGTCGTCCGGGTCGAGCACCCTGACATCGTGCTCACGAAGACGGTTACGTACGACAACAGTTCGAAGGTCAAGCCGGTCTCGGAGGCGGGAACCGACCCCAAGTCGGGGCGGTTCCTGTATTATGTCGAATCGTCCGATTTCTATCGGTTCGAGGAGGGTTTGCGAGACGATCGTACGATTAGTGAGTTCGAGCGGGTCATCGAAACCACCGACCAGAGGGCGATCTACAGGTTCGAGTACACCGCCGAAGCGAAGACCTTCTCGCCGGTGATATCGATGGCAAACGGTGTCGCGCTCGATATGGAGAACGAGAGCAACGCGTGGATCATAACGGTGTGGATGCCCGAACGAAAGAAGCTAGTCGACCTCTGGGACTACGCACAGGCGAACGACGTCGACATCGATCTCCTGCGAGTGAACGAGTACGCCAGTATCGGTACCTCCTCCGCCGGCTTGACGGAGAGTCAGCGAGAGGCGCTTCTCGTCGCGTTCGAGATGGGATACTTCGAAGACCCCCGAGATGTAACGCTTGGCGGGGTTGCCGACACGCTCGGTATTTCGCAACCAGCCGCCAGTGGTCTCCTCAGACGTGGTATCAGTAGACTTATTTTATCTAGTATCGTTGATGATAAGTAA
- a CDS encoding IclR family transcriptional regulator: MPVHGRELTTTATSLRIVDAINRFEGARMSEIAEELGLANSTIHAHLTTLRNHELVVKEGNEFYLGIKFFHLGEQARHRKPEYEIVRRHAHELSNRLNEEVAFAITEHGRSVIIFDENNDPAKEGFQVGRYFHMHNSASGKAMLAEFSRERVEDVLDRWGLPKETENTIQSAEELYEELEQTRERGYSLNRQEALEGLMAVGMAITNPDRSVLGSVDVSGPPYRLSEDEIAPELRETVTQIEREIASRYGTE; this comes from the coding sequence GTGCCTGTACACGGACGCGAACTGACGACGACCGCGACGTCGCTTCGGATCGTCGACGCGATCAATCGGTTCGAGGGGGCTCGGATGAGCGAGATCGCCGAGGAACTGGGCCTAGCCAACAGTACCATCCACGCGCACCTGACGACGCTCCGCAACCACGAACTCGTCGTCAAGGAGGGCAACGAATTCTACCTAGGCATCAAGTTCTTTCATCTCGGTGAACAAGCAAGGCACCGAAAACCCGAGTACGAGATCGTTCGACGGCACGCTCACGAACTGAGCAATCGCCTCAACGAGGAGGTCGCGTTCGCCATCACCGAGCACGGCCGATCTGTGATCATCTTCGACGAGAACAACGACCCCGCGAAGGAGGGGTTCCAGGTGGGTCGGTACTTCCATATGCACAATTCCGCGAGCGGGAAGGCGATGCTCGCGGAGTTCTCCCGCGAGCGCGTCGAGGATGTGCTAGACCGATGGGGACTGCCCAAGGAGACTGAGAACACGATCCAGAGCGCCGAGGAACTCTACGAGGAACTGGAGCAGACCCGCGAGCGGGGCTACTCGCTCAACCGGCAGGAGGCGCTCGAAGGGCTGATGGCGGTGGGAATGGCGATCACGAACCCCGACAGGAGCGTCCTGGGCTCGGTCGACGTCTCCGGACCCCCGTACCGGCTCTCCGAAGACGAGATCGCCCCGGAGTTACGCGAGACGGTAACGCAGATCGAACGCGAAATCGCCTCCCGGTACGGAACCGAGTGA
- a CDS encoding trimeric intracellular cation channel family protein codes for MNTIGLIAFALVGSAKAIREQFDLFGVAVVGLATAFVGGTTRDLLVNRVPLTLSSLSEVSLGMLGVVLAVGLNVVLDSPDDHPVTMLADAVGLGAFATTGAIVATEAGTSSFGVIAIATINAAGGGAFADLLLDRYPFILVTDFYASCAVLGGVTYRIVTSALATDGAAAALCATVTVGTRLTAVNRGWELPTAQAFGELLLGPDDN; via the coding sequence ATGAATACGATCGGACTGATCGCGTTCGCTCTCGTCGGGTCGGCAAAGGCGATACGCGAGCAGTTCGACCTGTTCGGGGTGGCTGTCGTCGGTCTCGCAACTGCATTCGTCGGTGGGACGACGCGCGACCTGCTCGTGAATCGGGTTCCACTAACGTTGAGTTCACTGAGCGAGGTGAGTCTCGGAATGCTGGGAGTCGTCCTCGCGGTCGGGTTGAACGTCGTTCTCGATTCCCCGGACGATCATCCGGTCACGATGCTCGCCGACGCCGTGGGACTCGGTGCCTTCGCGACGACCGGCGCGATCGTGGCGACCGAAGCCGGAACCTCGAGTTTCGGTGTGATCGCGATCGCGACGATCAACGCGGCAGGCGGCGGGGCGTTCGCGGATCTCCTGCTCGACCGGTATCCGTTCATTCTGGTGACCGACTTCTACGCGAGTTGCGCGGTGTTGGGCGGTGTTACCTACAGGATCGTAACGAGCGCGCTTGCGACCGATGGCGCCGCTGCGGCTTTGTGTGCCACGGTCACCGTCGGAACGCGATTGACCGCGGTCAATCGCGGCTGGGAACTCCCGACGGCCCAAGCGTTCGGTGAGCTACTGCTCGGCCCTGACGACAATTAG
- a CDS encoding helix-turn-helix domain-containing protein gives MPIITRVYFSHPRMALAHVIESLPHAKIRALQEVSTDPTHNMHYFVVDTGSTQRFEESVESDHTVATAQWVPSYENQPVYRIEFTPDTLLLGSVVTEENGFALNAYRHGDGWIERWQLPDQKSLQKIWNFADQKSFAFEIFAIQQVSNYGESKHNGLTEKQQELLAIAYRDGYFDKPREMTLEEIAEELDISTSAASGRLRRGMKKLIELSDIDALIRSVSDE, from the coding sequence ATGCCGATTATAACAAGAGTCTATTTTTCTCATCCGCGGATGGCGTTGGCCCACGTGATCGAATCGCTACCGCACGCCAAGATTCGAGCCCTTCAGGAGGTAAGCACGGACCCAACGCATAATATGCACTATTTTGTCGTCGATACGGGTAGTACTCAAAGATTCGAGGAGAGTGTCGAATCCGATCACACTGTCGCAACCGCCCAATGGGTGCCGAGTTACGAAAACCAGCCCGTCTACCGTATCGAATTCACTCCCGATACGCTGTTACTCGGATCGGTAGTCACTGAGGAGAACGGGTTTGCATTGAATGCGTACCGACACGGCGACGGGTGGATCGAACGGTGGCAACTCCCGGATCAGAAATCCCTGCAGAAGATCTGGAATTTCGCGGACCAAAAGTCGTTTGCGTTCGAGATTTTCGCGATCCAACAGGTGTCTAACTACGGCGAGAGCAAACACAACGGACTCACGGAAAAACAGCAGGAACTACTGGCGATAGCCTACAGGGACGGGTATTTCGACAAACCGCGCGAGATGACGCTCGAGGAAATTGCAGAGGAACTCGATATATCGACATCTGCCGCGAGTGGACGCCTTCGGAGAGGCATGAAAAAGCTCATTGAACTGTCGGACATCGACGCGTTGATCAGGTCGGTCAGCGACGAGTAA
- a CDS encoding amidohydrolase family protein: protein MGSFTILNATTVADRRVDIRIRDGVISDVSEARTVSDRSADEQGVFDANGRLVTPSLTEPHIHLDYALAAGAPRWNEAGTLSEGIDIWAEYKRDLTKDDVKRRARRTIQWLVANGVTRVRTHADATESTLSTVEALVELRRELRDFIDIEVVAFPQDGIYTADGNGVALREAVEMDVDVVDAIPHAEPTCSTPHTC from the coding sequence ATGGGTAGCTTCACCATACTGAACGCCACCACCGTGGCGGATCGCCGTGTAGATATCCGGATACGAGACGGGGTGATCAGCGACGTCTCCGAAGCCAGGACCGTTTCCGATCGCTCTGCGGATGAGCAAGGCGTTTTCGATGCAAACGGGCGATTAGTTACCCCTTCGCTGACCGAACCGCACATTCACCTCGATTACGCTCTTGCGGCAGGGGCCCCTCGTTGGAACGAGGCAGGGACCCTTTCGGAGGGTATCGACATTTGGGCCGAATACAAGCGAGATCTGACCAAGGACGACGTCAAAAGGCGGGCTCGACGAACGATACAGTGGTTAGTCGCTAACGGCGTCACGAGGGTACGGACCCACGCAGATGCGACTGAGAGCACTCTCTCGACGGTCGAGGCACTCGTCGAGTTGCGTCGGGAACTCCGGGATTTCATCGACATCGAAGTCGTCGCGTTTCCACAGGACGGCATCTACACCGCGGACGGAAACGGGGTGGCGCTCCGGGAGGCGGTCGAAATGGATGTCGACGTCGTCGATGCGATTCCCCACGCCGAGCCGACCTGCTCGACGCCGCATACGTGTTGA
- a CDS encoding creatininase — MSEMTWKEYDQRVERVPVFIPVGSTEQHGPGLPMNVDFVIPTEFSERTAERVDGIVAPTIHYGAKSQPGSGGGSEFVGTTSVHGGTLRRQIQDVIGDLERDGAMKIVFFNGHYENEYPIREAIDRHIEDGTRATFIIASWWDLLSPSLRDEIFEEIPGGFPGWEKEHAGVIETALMRHFRPELVREDEIVDDEADRTPSHIVKPAPRETVSDSGVFYRATYGTADVGRRVVDDVTDTLVSAIEKEFA, encoded by the coding sequence ATGAGCGAAATGACGTGGAAGGAGTACGACCAAAGGGTCGAGCGCGTTCCCGTTTTCATCCCGGTTGGGAGTACCGAACAACACGGTCCCGGACTGCCGATGAACGTCGATTTCGTCATCCCGACTGAATTCTCCGAGCGGACGGCCGAGCGTGTGGACGGCATCGTCGCGCCGACGATTCACTACGGTGCGAAGTCTCAGCCCGGAAGCGGCGGCGGTTCCGAGTTCGTCGGGACAACGAGCGTTCACGGGGGGACCCTCCGCCGGCAGATCCAAGACGTCATTGGTGATCTCGAACGCGACGGCGCGATGAAAATCGTCTTTTTCAACGGACACTACGAGAACGAATACCCGATCCGAGAGGCTATCGACCGCCACATCGAAGACGGCACGCGGGCCACATTCATTATCGCAAGCTGGTGGGATCTGCTGTCGCCGTCGCTCCGAGACGAGATCTTCGAAGAGATTCCCGGTGGATTCCCCGGTTGGGAGAAAGAACACGCCGGCGTCATCGAGACGGCGCTGATGCGTCACTTCCGACCGGAACTGGTGAGAGAAGACGAAATCGTGGACGACGAGGCGGACAGGACCCCCTCGCACATCGTCAAACCGGCACCGAGGGAGACGGTCTCGGACAGCGGCGTCTTCTACCGAGCCACGTACGGGACCGCCGACGTCGGTCGGCGGGTCGTCGACGACGTCACCGACACCCTCGTCAGCGCGATCGAGAAGGAATTTGCGTAG
- a CDS encoding sodium:solute symporter family transporter has product MSPFTNKYYTLSIVTKADFTDGVSPGSHNLLYYSKRCRGEYAGRPPEDECRGPNKTSGLAEILILPGLEGSSADTVILRFIQDMPGSFLGIMMPAAVAAAMSTADLIILMLGSSISRDISQVLIQGDMPEKQLSKYSKITSGFIAFAALLFATRPLGEFFTFLLEFAFPGYFILLPVAIAMF; this is encoded by the coding sequence GTGTCCCCCTTCACAAACAAATATTACACTCTTAGTATTGTAACGAAAGCCGATTTCACGGACGGCGTTAGTCCTGGTAGCCACAATTTGTTATACTATTCCAAACGCTGTCGCGGGGAATACGCAGGACGACCTCCGGAGGACGAATGTCGCGGGCCGAACAAGACGAGCGGATTGGCAGAAATTCTCATACTTCCCGGACTCGAAGGTTCGAGTGCTGATACGGTCATTCTTCGATTCATTCAAGATATGCCGGGGTCCTTCCTAGGGATTATGATGCCGGCAGCGGTCGCCGCTGCGATGTCGACCGCCGACTTGATCATCCTGATGCTCGGGTCCAGCATCTCGCGCGACATCTCTCAGGTGCTCATACAGGGCGATATGCCCGAAAAACAGTTGTCGAAGTATTCGAAGATCACGTCCGGATTCATCGCGTTCGCCGCACTCCTGTTTGCGACGCGACCGCTCGGTGAGTTCTTCACGTTCCTGCTCGAATTCGCCTTCCCGGGATACTTCATACTGCTTCCGGTCGCCATTGCGATGTTCTGA
- a CDS encoding IclR family transcriptional regulator produces MMTTVATSWKIIRTLEELQGAGVTELADHLDMPKGTVYTHLATLKEQKYVVKRDGKYHLGLHFLNLGEFVKKHSVLFKAGRSEVERLAEETDEYVHLVTEEHGDLIYLHEARGQNAVGKNYFEKKLEKPGYLHSSAYGKAMLAFLPEDRVEEIVTESGLPQRTEKTITSRDALFDELESIREQGYALNDEEEIFGTRAVGAPILDKNETVLGAVSITKPTSRMQGDDFYEAVPNLVTSAANVIEVNIQTMRNEDIGR; encoded by the coding sequence ATGATGACGACCGTCGCGACGAGTTGGAAGATAATCCGCACGCTCGAGGAGCTACAGGGGGCCGGCGTTACGGAGCTCGCGGACCACTTGGATATGCCGAAAGGGACGGTTTACACTCACCTGGCGACGTTGAAAGAACAAAAATACGTAGTCAAGCGGGACGGGAAATACCATCTCGGCTTACATTTCCTCAATCTCGGCGAGTTCGTCAAAAAGCACAGCGTCCTTTTCAAGGCGGGGCGGTCAGAAGTCGAGCGATTGGCTGAAGAGACCGACGAATACGTTCATTTGGTCACCGAGGAACACGGCGATCTCATCTATTTGCACGAAGCTCGGGGGCAGAACGCCGTGGGAAAGAATTATTTCGAGAAAAAATTAGAGAAACCGGGATACTTACACAGTTCAGCGTACGGGAAGGCTATGCTGGCATTTCTGCCGGAGGATCGCGTAGAAGAAATCGTCACGGAATCGGGACTCCCACAGCGAACCGAGAAAACGATCACCTCCCGTGATGCGCTCTTCGACGAGTTGGAATCGATTCGCGAACAGGGATACGCTCTGAACGACGAGGAGGAGATATTCGGTACGCGGGCGGTCGGCGCCCCGATTCTGGACAAAAATGAGACCGTGCTCGGGGCCGTCAGTATTACCAAGCCGACGAGTAGGATGCAGGGTGATGACTTTTACGAGGCGGTTCCGAATCTCGTCACCAGCGCGGCGAACGTCATCGAAGTCAATATTCAGACGATGCGGAACGAAGATATCGGACGCTGA
- a CDS encoding ABC transporter ATP-binding protein: MSETNDPRIQSEQPEQLESSRTMLDVSGLTKIYPDGTLAVDDIDFAVDAGDFCVIIGPSGCGKSTTLHSLVGNLDVTAGTVSLDGLEITDQPTHDRDIGLVFQDFQLFPHLSVTENIEYGLKQLGVDDQERRRRTERLLEMMQLEGLADRDPEELSAGQKQRVALARSLVLEPKLLLLDEPLGDMDYKLQKRMERELLRVHREFDTTFVYVTHDQTQAMRLADQIIVMNDGQVEQSGSVAEIYNSPNTAFVSAFVGDSNTVTGTLDQEHPDGSVTIATELGSFKALPDNLHSSVSELLGSEMSFSVRPQHISLSDEYANTLECRVKDVIWNPGSSTQVLLEVRAENAAKEISLKSWELADVPEGDVQVSWKPEHTILLERTSIVDGIDLQKDILGS; encoded by the coding sequence ATGAGTGAAACGAACGATCCACGGATACAATCGGAACAGCCCGAACAGCTCGAGTCCAGCAGAACGATGCTGGACGTATCTGGACTCACGAAGATATACCCCGATGGAACGCTCGCGGTCGACGACATCGACTTCGCCGTCGACGCCGGTGATTTCTGCGTGATCATCGGCCCGAGCGGTTGCGGAAAGTCGACGACGCTTCACTCCCTCGTCGGGAATCTCGACGTGACCGCCGGGACGGTCAGTCTCGACGGCCTAGAGATTACCGATCAACCCACCCACGACAGAGACATCGGTCTAGTCTTCCAGGACTTTCAGCTCTTTCCGCACCTCTCCGTGACCGAGAACATCGAATACGGATTGAAGCAACTGGGGGTCGACGACCAGGAGCGACGACGGCGGACGGAGCGCCTTCTGGAGATGATGCAGTTGGAGGGTCTCGCGGATCGCGACCCGGAGGAACTCTCTGCCGGACAAAAACAACGGGTAGCGCTCGCACGGAGTCTCGTCCTCGAACCGAAATTGCTACTCCTAGACGAGCCGCTGGGGGATATGGACTACAAGCTCCAAAAGCGGATGGAGCGTGAACTACTCCGCGTCCACAGGGAATTCGACACCACCTTCGTGTACGTCACACACGACCAGACGCAGGCGATGAGGCTCGCGGATCAAATCATCGTGATGAACGACGGACAGGTCGAGCAGTCGGGGTCGGTCGCGGAGATCTACAACTCACCGAACACCGCTTTCGTATCGGCGTTCGTGGGCGACTCGAACACGGTTACTGGGACGCTCGACCAAGAGCACCCCGACGGCAGCGTAACGATCGCTACCGAGCTCGGCTCCTTCAAAGCCTTGCCCGACAATCTCCACTCGTCGGTCAGTGAGCTTCTGGGGTCCGAGATGTCGTTTTCCGTTCGGCCCCAGCACATAAGCCTGTCCGACGAGTACGCGAACACCCTCGAGTGCAGGGTGAAAGACGTCATCTGGAATCCCGGATCGAGTACGCAGGTGTTGTTGGAGGTTCGAGCGGAGAACGCCGCGAAGGAGATCAGTCTCAAGTCGTGGGAGTTGGCCGACGTACCGGAGGGAGACGTACAGGTGAGTTGGAAACCGGAACACACGATCCTTCTCGAACGGACGAGCATCGTCGATGGGATCGATCTCCAGAAGGACATCCTCGGGAGCTAA
- a CDS encoding ABC transporter ATP-binding protein, protein MSAQPAISISSLSKKFADELVLDRIDLSVTDGEFCVVIGPSGCGKSTLLKCIAGIADPDTGEIHLRGRNTESVPSRDRDVGLVFQEFEETLFPHKTVAENIGFGLRQQSDAPPEEQIEDRIDEMLDLLAISHTKSSYPDELSGGQQQRVELARQLVRDCDITLFDDPLADLDYKLQKRMEIEMRRLHNELESTFLYVTHNQDQALKLADRLIVMNDGVIEQVGTPEEVYTNPANAFVGRFVGDSNLLVGDVVRTTDSEIVVETPVGELAVSDTGERLAEGSEGAVLVRPEDIVIGDGAANCRNNVGVVLKGRTYTGEVMEYSVSVPGYDNELQVVKPGRPDDAENSNETEIGFDASAAQFFEEMSVTGDMKVSDLLEAEQ, encoded by the coding sequence ATGTCGGCCCAGCCAGCGATCAGCATCAGTTCATTGAGCAAGAAGTTCGCCGACGAACTCGTCTTGGACCGTATCGACCTCTCAGTTACCGACGGGGAGTTCTGTGTCGTCATCGGACCCAGCGGCTGTGGAAAGAGCACGCTGTTGAAGTGCATAGCCGGGATCGCCGATCCGGACACGGGAGAGATTCACCTCCGAGGACGGAACACGGAATCGGTGCCGAGCCGTGACAGGGACGTCGGTCTCGTGTTTCAGGAGTTCGAGGAGACTCTCTTTCCACACAAGACGGTAGCGGAGAACATCGGATTCGGTCTCAGACAACAGTCCGACGCGCCGCCGGAGGAACAGATCGAAGACCGGATCGACGAGATGCTCGACCTCCTCGCTATCTCCCACACCAAATCGAGTTATCCGGACGAACTGAGCGGGGGGCAACAACAGCGCGTCGAACTGGCACGCCAGCTGGTTCGCGACTGTGATATCACGTTATTCGACGATCCGTTGGCGGATCTGGATTACAAGCTTCAAAAACGAATGGAGATCGAGATGAGGAGGCTCCACAACGAGTTAGAGAGCACGTTCCTGTACGTGACACACAACCAGGACCAAGCGCTGAAACTCGCTGACAGGCTGATCGTGATGAACGACGGGGTAATCGAACAGGTCGGGACGCCCGAAGAAGTGTATACGAACCCGGCAAACGCGTTCGTCGGCCGCTTCGTCGGGGATTCCAATCTCTTGGTGGGCGACGTCGTTCGGACGACCGATTCGGAGATTGTCGTCGAAACACCAGTAGGCGAACTCGCCGTTTCGGATACCGGCGAACGGCTCGCGGAGGGCTCTGAGGGTGCAGTACTGGTCCGTCCCGAAGATATCGTCATCGGTGACGGCGCGGCAAACTGCCGAAACAACGTGGGTGTCGTGCTCAAGGGGAGGACCTACACCGGGGAAGTGATGGAGTATTCAGTCTCCGTGCCCGGGTACGACAACGAACTCCAGGTGGTAAAGCCCGGCAGACCGGACGATGCCGAGAACAGCAACGAGACGGAAATCGGCTTCGATGCGAGTGCGGCGCAGTTCTTCGAAGAGATGAGCGTCACCGGCGATATGAAAGTTAGCGATCTCTTGGAGGCAGAACAATGA
- a CDS encoding extracellular solute-binding protein produces MPESLSRRNFVKYGGAAAAAAGMSGCLGGGGQEGTGSSSGQESTTGGGSSLQWIGPAYGVRDGQGEKYTEVTGNGVELTTATGSTVQQQVLSGGQETMDVFSLDTSTASALTVDNDASYPVDTVDLDNWSEDSISDLFLNPGERIPQLEEQTETINQEVWENKSEGSLRLPPYAYNFDAIGYNPKYVDDVSKWSALFDDQYEGEVLVNGAAPIQIPQTMMHLLDNDQIDGSVGELNNPTEDQLDTVIDYLVEQKANGQFRSTWTAYGNSVNLMAGEEAVIGDLWQPAALDVRRSGTPCEYATMSEGAQGYRFWYVGMAPLKPGASDRNNLDAAHSLYNDIHLGAWFPGYIQNWGYSVPHYPNKELVRDGSDSSGEGMGPEYYDWAYEGKKTYESIDDPALFDPQSYDWSSEEGSPASDGQKRDCGSIEERINRIGFFQIWPDNAEYMLDRWQEFQSA; encoded by the coding sequence ATGCCAGAGTCACTCAGCAGGCGTAACTTTGTCAAGTACGGTGGTGCAGCCGCTGCGGCGGCTGGAATGAGCGGTTGTCTCGGCGGCGGCGGGCAGGAGGGCACCGGCAGCTCCAGTGGTCAAGAGAGTACTACTGGTGGAGGCTCCTCGCTCCAGTGGATCGGACCCGCCTACGGGGTGAGGGACGGTCAGGGCGAAAAGTACACCGAGGTGACCGGAAACGGGGTCGAACTAACCACGGCCACCGGTTCGACCGTTCAACAGCAGGTCCTGAGCGGCGGTCAAGAGACGATGGACGTGTTTTCGCTAGACACGTCGACCGCATCGGCGCTCACGGTGGACAACGACGCCAGCTATCCGGTGGATACCGTCGACCTGGATAACTGGTCGGAAGATTCCATTTCGGACCTCTTTTTGAACCCCGGCGAGCGGATTCCACAACTGGAAGAGCAAACGGAGACGATCAACCAGGAGGTGTGGGAGAACAAATCGGAGGGATCCCTTCGGCTTCCTCCGTACGCGTACAACTTCGACGCGATCGGCTACAATCCGAAGTACGTCGACGACGTCTCGAAGTGGAGCGCGCTGTTCGACGACCAGTACGAGGGGGAGGTGCTCGTCAACGGTGCGGCCCCGATCCAGATCCCCCAGACGATGATGCACCTCCTTGACAACGATCAGATCGACGGGTCGGTCGGAGAGCTCAACAACCCCACCGAAGACCAACTCGACACGGTCATCGATTACCTAGTCGAGCAGAAAGCGAACGGACAGTTCAGGTCGACGTGGACCGCCTACGGCAACTCGGTCAACCTAATGGCCGGCGAAGAGGCAGTGATCGGTGATCTTTGGCAGCCCGCGGCCCTCGACGTCCGTCGTTCCGGAACGCCGTGTGAGTACGCGACGATGAGCGAGGGGGCACAGGGGTATCGGTTCTGGTACGTCGGAATGGCACCACTCAAACCAGGCGCGTCAGATCGAAACAACCTCGACGCCGCCCACTCGCTGTACAACGACATCCACCTCGGCGCGTGGTTCCCCGGCTACATTCAAAACTGGGGGTACTCGGTCCCGCACTACCCGAACAAGGAGTTAGTTCGTGACGGCTCCGACAGCAGTGGTGAAGGGATGGGGCCGGAGTACTACGACTGGGCCTACGAAGGCAAGAAAACCTACGAATCGATCGACGACCCGGCCCTGTTCGATCCGCAGTCGTACGACTGGTCTTCCGAGGAAGGGTCACCCGCATCCGACGGCCAGAAGCGCGACTGCGGTTCGATCGAAGAGCGCATCAACCGTATCGGATTCTTCCAGATCTGGCCCGACAACGCGGAATATATGCTGGACCGCTGGCAAGAGTTCCAGAGCGCGTGA
- a CDS encoding ABC transporter permease, translating to MRKISRDSISLHESYLLAGPSLLWFGLFLLIPLGVISYYSFLTYSSFSVQHTLTLEPWINVVTSATIREVFLETLLTGAAVTLLTLVFGYPLAYYLRFYTSQNGGIILLLFLIIPFWTSGIIRTLGWIPVLGKEGVINQVLLLVGVIDQPLSWLLFSPVSQVLGYLQNYVVFMAAPIYIALTQVDEGLLDASETLRGGPVATFRSVTWPLSLPGVVIGSIFVFVLSIGNFAVPQFLSGGSSTISTLIYTTVNQGLDYPAAAALSLTLLIVIFGIVYLSLRRVDITELARG from the coding sequence ATGAGAAAGATATCACGAGACTCGATATCACTACACGAATCATACCTGCTCGCCGGACCCTCGTTGCTCTGGTTCGGCCTCTTCCTGCTGATCCCGCTCGGCGTCATCAGTTACTACAGTTTCCTCACCTACAGTTCGTTCTCGGTGCAGCACACGCTCACGCTGGAGCCGTGGATCAACGTCGTGACGTCGGCTACGATCCGCGAGGTGTTCCTCGAGACGCTCCTCACCGGGGCGGCCGTGACGCTTCTGACCCTCGTCTTCGGGTACCCGCTGGCGTACTATCTCCGGTTTTACACCAGTCAGAACGGAGGCATCATCCTCTTGTTGTTCCTCATCATTCCGTTCTGGACCTCGGGGATCATTCGGACCCTGGGGTGGATTCCGGTTCTTGGGAAGGAGGGCGTAATCAACCAGGTGCTTCTACTGGTCGGTGTTATCGACCAACCGCTCTCTTGGCTCCTCTTCTCGCCCGTCTCGCAAGTCCTGGGGTATCTTCAGAACTACGTGGTTTTTATGGCCGCCCCGATCTACATCGCGCTCACCCAGGTCGACGAGGGATTACTCGACGCCTCGGAAACACTACGGGGTGGTCCGGTCGCGACGTTCAGAAGCGTGACCTGGCCGCTTAGCCTGCCGGGCGTAGTCATCGGCTCGATCTTCGTGTTCGTCCTCTCGATCGGCAACTTCGCTGTCCCGCAGTTTCTCAGCGGTGGAAGCAGTACGATCTCCACGTTGATTTATACGACAGTGAACCAGGGGCTGGACTATCCCGCCGCCGCAGCGCTCTCGCTTACGCTGTTGATCGTCATATTCGGGATCGTCTACCTCTCGCTTCGCAGGGTCGACATTACGGAGCTCGCCCGCGGATAG